A single region of the Solwaraspora sp. WMMD406 genome encodes:
- a CDS encoding DUF2530 domain-containing protein, with protein sequence MVPFAVGGMIAWALAGVVCLLARDWLAVHDRTDWLWTCLAGLLLGLPGLAVMLHHDARRRRRRRAERS encoded by the coding sequence ATGGTGCCGTTCGCCGTCGGCGGGATGATCGCCTGGGCGCTCGCTGGCGTGGTCTGCCTGCTCGCCCGCGACTGGCTCGCCGTCCACGACCGGACCGACTGGCTGTGGACCTGCCTGGCCGGGCTGCTGCTCGGCCTACCCGGCCTGGCGGTGATGCTCCACCATGACGCGCGCCGCCGCCGTCGGCGGCGCGCGGAACGGAGCTGA
- a CDS encoding NCS2 family permease — protein MATVSAETAGTAPDRGPRNAFDRFFEITARGSTPGREVRGGLATFFTMAYIVVLNPLILGSAVDGDGASLAIPAIAAATALVAGIMTVLMGVVARFPLALAAGLGVNALVAFEIAPQMTWADAMGLVVIEGVIILVLVLTGLRTAVFRAVPTQLKTAIGVGIGLFLALIGFVNAGFVTGGTASPPLGLGVNGQIATWPALVFVLGLLLTLVLVVRKVRGAILIGILGSTVLAIVVEAIGGLGPAGGPDGQPGGWSLTVPSMPDRVVGMPDLSLLGNFSVLGAWDSATWLIALMFVFTLLLTDFFDTMGTMVAVGQEGNLLDAEGMPPRTKEILIVDSIAAAAGGAASTSSNTSYIESAAGVAEGARTGVANLVTGALFLLAVFLSPLVEVVPFEAASTALVVVGFLMLTAVRTIDWTDYEIAIPAFLTIVLMPFTYSISNGIGAGVITFVLIKLVKGKAAQVHPLLYGVAALFTLYFLRHPLELLIG, from the coding sequence ATGGCGACAGTGTCGGCGGAGACGGCGGGTACCGCCCCGGACCGTGGTCCACGGAACGCGTTCGACCGGTTCTTCGAGATCACCGCCCGCGGATCGACTCCGGGCCGCGAGGTACGGGGTGGACTGGCCACCTTCTTCACGATGGCCTACATCGTCGTACTCAACCCGCTGATCCTGGGCAGCGCGGTCGACGGCGACGGAGCCAGCCTGGCAATCCCGGCGATCGCGGCGGCCACCGCCCTGGTCGCCGGGATCATGACCGTGTTGATGGGCGTGGTCGCCCGGTTCCCGCTGGCGCTGGCCGCCGGACTGGGTGTCAACGCGCTCGTCGCCTTCGAGATCGCGCCCCAGATGACCTGGGCCGACGCGATGGGGCTGGTGGTCATCGAAGGTGTGATCATCCTGGTGTTGGTGTTGACCGGCCTGCGTACGGCGGTCTTCCGGGCCGTACCGACGCAGTTGAAGACGGCGATCGGGGTCGGCATCGGGCTGTTCCTGGCTCTGATCGGTTTCGTCAACGCCGGATTCGTCACCGGCGGCACCGCGTCTCCACCGCTCGGTCTCGGCGTCAACGGTCAGATCGCCACCTGGCCGGCCCTGGTTTTCGTGCTCGGCCTGCTGCTGACCCTGGTGCTGGTCGTCCGCAAGGTGCGCGGCGCGATCCTGATCGGCATCCTCGGCTCGACCGTACTGGCGATCGTGGTCGAGGCGATCGGCGGACTCGGCCCGGCCGGAGGACCCGACGGCCAGCCCGGTGGCTGGTCGCTGACCGTGCCGAGCATGCCCGATCGGGTGGTCGGCATGCCGGACCTGTCGCTGCTGGGCAACTTCAGTGTGCTGGGCGCCTGGGATTCGGCGACCTGGCTGATCGCCCTGATGTTCGTCTTCACCCTGCTGCTCACCGACTTCTTCGACACGATGGGCACGATGGTCGCCGTCGGTCAGGAAGGGAACCTGCTCGACGCCGAGGGGATGCCGCCGCGTACCAAGGAGATCTTGATCGTCGATTCGATCGCCGCCGCGGCGGGCGGTGCGGCCAGCACGTCGAGCAACACGTCGTACATCGAAAGCGCCGCCGGTGTCGCGGAGGGTGCCCGGACCGGAGTGGCCAACCTGGTCACCGGCGCGCTGTTCCTGCTCGCCGTCTTTCTGTCTCCGCTGGTCGAGGTGGTGCCGTTCGAGGCGGCGTCGACCGCGCTGGTGGTCGTCGGCTTCCTGATGCTGACCGCCGTCCGGACCATCGACTGGACCGACTACGAGATCGCCATTCCGGCGTTCCTGACGATCGTGTTGATGCCGTTCACCTACTCGATCTCCAACGGGATCGGTGCCGGGGTGATCACCTTCGTGCTGATCAAGCTGGTCAAGGGCAAGGCGGCGCAGGTGCACCCGCTGCTGTACGGCGTGGCCGCGCTCTTCACCCTCTACTTCCTGCGGCATCCGCTGGAGTTGCTGATCGGTTGA
- a CDS encoding DUF3027 domain-containing protein — protein MGNNGTVTRSTARAFRLDMVCAKAVEVAHAALVEVVEPAEVGDHLQAVAEGERLVTHLFDCQLAGYRGWRWAVTVTRVARSRQVTVCETVLLPGPDALLAPGWLPWQDRLQPGDLGVGDLLPTSFDDDRLAPGYLQSDDPAVEEVSWELGLGRSRVMSRDGRAETAQRWYDGEHGPEAPISIAAPTSARCGSCGFYLLLAGSLRQVFGVCGNVYAPDDGRVVSVDHGCGAHSETLIGAPDTPVDELPTIYDDGEVETVAVGPPPVSPES, from the coding sequence ATAGGCAACAATGGGACGGTGACCAGGAGCACGGCTCGCGCTTTCCGCCTCGACATGGTGTGTGCCAAGGCCGTCGAGGTGGCTCATGCGGCACTTGTCGAGGTGGTGGAACCGGCTGAGGTCGGCGACCACCTGCAGGCCGTCGCCGAAGGCGAGCGGCTGGTCACCCACCTTTTCGACTGCCAGCTCGCGGGCTACCGGGGGTGGCGCTGGGCGGTGACCGTCACCCGGGTCGCGCGCAGCCGGCAGGTCACCGTCTGCGAAACGGTGCTGCTGCCCGGCCCGGACGCGCTGCTCGCTCCGGGGTGGCTGCCCTGGCAGGACCGGCTGCAGCCGGGCGACCTGGGCGTCGGTGACCTGCTGCCCACGTCCTTCGACGACGACCGGCTCGCACCTGGTTACCTGCAGTCCGACGATCCGGCGGTCGAGGAGGTCTCCTGGGAGCTGGGCCTGGGACGTAGCCGGGTGATGTCCCGGGACGGCCGGGCCGAGACCGCGCAGCGGTGGTACGACGGCGAACACGGACCGGAAGCCCCGATTTCGATCGCCGCGCCCACGTCGGCGCGCTGCGGATCCTGCGGCTTCTATCTGTTGCTCGCCGGATCGCTGCGTCAGGTGTTCGGCGTCTGCGGCAACGTCTACGCCCCGGACGACGGCCGGGTGGTGAGCGTGGACCACGGGTGCGGGGCGCATTCCGAGACGTTGATCGGCGCGCCGGACACCCCGGTCGACGAACTCCCGACGATCTACGACGACGGTGAGGTGGAGACCGTCGCGGTCGGGCCGCCCCCGGTTTCACCGGAGAGCTGA
- a CDS encoding MarR family transcriptional regulator, whose amino-acid sequence MGEQVTAAQLATSLRDAITRLNRRVRQARPVGDLTVTQLSALTSLELAGAMSPRELSDVERVQPPTMTKIVAKLEERGLVRRTPHPTDGRQVILSATASGREVIAGFERIRDEWLATRLGELSPDDRDTLRRAAEILSEVARG is encoded by the coding sequence ATGGGCGAGCAGGTCACGGCGGCGCAACTGGCGACGTCCCTGCGCGATGCCATCACCCGGCTCAACCGACGGGTCAGACAGGCTCGCCCGGTCGGCGATCTCACGGTTACCCAGCTCTCCGCGCTCACCAGTCTCGAGCTGGCCGGCGCGATGAGCCCCCGGGAGCTGTCCGACGTCGAGCGGGTGCAGCCACCGACGATGACCAAGATCGTCGCCAAGCTTGAGGAGCGCGGACTGGTGCGGCGTACCCCGCACCCGACCGACGGCCGCCAGGTCATCCTGTCAGCCACCGCATCAGGCCGCGAGGTGATCGCCGGATTCGAGCGGATACGCGATGAATGGCTGGCCACCCGGCTCGGTGAGCTGAGTCCCGACGATCGCGACACGCTACGGCGGGCCGCCGAGATCCTCTCGGAGGTCGCCCGCGGCTGA